GttgcataaaaaacaaaacatcaaaaatCAAACCCCCTAGAATATTGATCTGGGAAACATTGAAAGAGTATATATCGTTTCACGTTCTCATTGTGTTTTTGTACTTGTACTGGCCATATTTGAAATGCCAGTCAATAATCCAATATAATATGTATCATACtcaatcatttaaaacacattGAGCAGAtatagaaaatgtaattatcgAGTATTGTATGCTCAATGTCCTGTGGTCTGTCCCTGAAGTTCCATCTCTCTCACTGCAGTGCCACAGTCACTCACCACTCCCTTGCAGGAGTAGCACCTAAGCGCGGCGGCACGATAGGCCTTCCACACAACAGGGTCCTGAAGGCACACCgtcccccctccccttctctcctctGCCCGGTCCCGGTTGATGTCCCCAACACAAACCCAGCCACTCCCACTCCCTGCTCCACCCCAAGCTGCTGCGTTTGGGCTGACGGCCCATTTGGAGTGGTCCTGTGTGGCTCTGTAGGTGTAGCCCTGGCCTGGTGACACAAGCTGAATATCCAGGACCTTCCAGCCAAGTGTGCAGTCAGAGGGCAGAACTCCCCTGGTCCGTCTCCAGAACTGTACCAGCAGGTCCGACTGCAGAGTTGGCGCGACCCAGGAGTGATAGAGATCTGCTCCCATGAGAGAATAtggctcacaaacacacacacacacatatgagtGAAGGTGAATCATGAAGTACATTTAGCTCGTACCGTTTTGGAAGTCTGCTCCTTTGGCAAAGCTGATGAACTGCGTTCCTGCCAATGAAGTGAGGGCTATGCTGCGATTGGCTGATGAGATGTGAGAGTGGTGGGTGCTGACACTGGCATTCTCTCTCTGGTTCTGTCTACAAAGCTCCTGCAGAGAGGGCACCGAGGAGGCCAGGGAGGCGGGAATGTGGCAGTCATACACGCGTGGCTGGTTTATCTGTAACTGGTCGCCTGTAAAAGCCCACATGAGTGTGACAATATAGCTGCTCATCCATCTGCATCATGCACCCAAGGTGCGGAGATGTAACACCTTGACATGCTGATTTCTAATTTTGTGTGTGGAAGGTTCTCTATGGCTGCCCGCTGAAATTACTGTAGATATCATACAAGACAAAGCCCTAGTGACACTTTTAGTTTTGTGACTGCATTAAAAGAGGAAGCCCACATCAGCGATGACACAGTAGAGTTGCTTCAAACATCACAGGAACAACAAGGTGCAGAGCAAATACAGCACAGTGTGAAGATGGCTGTCACTATGGTTACGCTGCCAGTTAGACAGATTACTCCCCCTGTAACTATGGCAACAGCGCCACATGGATTTGCTGGTATGGCTGTACCAGTTCCTATTGCAGCCTGAGTGACTTTTGGAAGATTTCCAACCTGGAACACAATCAACTATTACAATCCCTTTTATTATCTGGCCACATGGACATCCAGCGTTCATTATGGAGGGGTTAAAAACGGCATCTTGATGAAAACTAAAGCATATGACAACAATTTTGGCCGCGAAGACATTCAGAGAATAAACAAATGTATATGTTTAATTCATTACCTATCGTCTGAAAATGCTCTAGTGGGTAGGTGACACACAGGAAGTTCTGTCCATTGATCATTCCCGAGCTGGGGTATGAGTACGGCCCCTTGCTTTTGGCTGGAGGAAACAGGGGTGTACTGTGGACCAGCCAGAATCCTTGGGTCTGGTCAAAAAGGACAACACCTAGAGCCACAGTCAGAATAACACAAAGCCGAGGCCAAGCACAAACTAAAATTATTCATGACATGATAGTGCTATTACTATTTTGAGAACTGAAACCAGAAATTTGGGGAAGTTCTTcagttaaataaatatgcagaaaTGGTGGAGAGAAAGTAAAATAACCTCCACGTTTCAGTGGTTACCTTTAGTGTGGCCGCTGCCTACTTCCTCATCCTTTGCATCAGTTTGTGTTTTTGGTGGCTGATCGTTGTACAATATGTATGCTAATTCATTgtcctgaagacacacacagccccacacacacacatacacacactctcttaaTAGCTTGTGTGATGCACAGCTGTGCTTCTTATTTGCATATTCTTGCACAGTTTGATTTTTCATACCCTCATCCATCACTGGTGGActaaaaacattacaataaCGTTGTAGCATCGCTGAAAAACAGATGAGATTTCTAGCAAACAGAAATATCACTAATCTAACCACAAAGAAATCTCTGTTCTGCAACCTAATTCTTCTTTTGTGCGTTTCCTCTGTCAGTAAATGGGGGAGCGGGTTTCAGGTAGGACAAAGAGTAGAAGCAAACCTCATATAATGGCCCCAACGTCTTCGCCAACGCTCCTGTGCTGTCATTCACCAGCCCTTTCCCTTCCGTCCAtccctcgctccctcgctcCATGAAAAGGTATTTTAAACCCTCGCCATGGCTCCTGCCACGGGGAAGTTTATAAAGATAAAacctattcaaccaaaagaaaacagaaaacaatcaccaaaaattcattttttacttAATCCACATTTCAAAACTACGATCAGTAAATAATATGTAAAAGTGGTTCTTTATGCTGCTAGATGCTGTAACTGAAACAGAGACCACATGGTTGCTGTATAAGCATTTTCGTATTTAGGATTTCATTTACCAATATTCCATTGCCTATAAGAAACCCGTGACattaaagaaaaggaaaaacatttcaaacaatttTATGGTTAAAATTTAAGTGAGAAAAAGACATGATTTCACATCTGTCCAATTGATAGAGGCTCAggcacagaacagcacacatcTCCTGCACACATCTCCTGTACATCCAGACAAGGCCACTAACCAGTCAACAGCGCCACCGTCGTCATTGTAACAGGACACCGGGGCCGCAACTCCCCCTAGCGGCTGATGAAGGAGTAGCAGGACCAGCGCAATCATCCTGAAGGAGGCGAGGACCTCAAACAGACCTACGCGGAACAAATTCATTAGGcgaacttttttctttcttcaacgTTGTGCGTGTGTCTGTACCGATCCGGTCGTCACTCGTGCTCCCATCTTCAAAAAATTACCTGCGATTAATCAGAGGAATTATTCTGTATGAGTGCTGGAGCTCCGGCGACACTTTTATACTGAAGTCTGTGGAGCGGCACCACGTGACAGCAGATACTTTCACAAAATCACATGTCGGGTGTTAAGAGACCGCATCAGGTCAGCTGACCCTGCGTTTGCTGGAAGCGGCTTACGCGTTTACATTTTGTCTAAATATAATTGAACTCTTTAGGCTTTTAAAGGCAGCGGGAAAGTGCAGCACCTGCATGGGGGTCGGTCCAACCCCACAAGAAATGCAGCATTGCATCAAACGGGACAATATGTCATTATATATCTGTATTATAACAATTGAAAATCGTGATTGAGAATGGTTTGTAAAGTTTATTCACCATGTTGTGCTGTATAGTAAACCAGTACAAGTTGCTTTAAGAGGACTCACTGACAGTCATTAGAAAATAAAGGACTGTAATAAGCATAAATGGCATGCTGATTTAAGGAAGGGAGGGGCGTGTATGCTCTCTGAATTTGGCTGCACTCAGTAAATGCTGTGTTGTGATCGTACGCTGTTCTGATTCAGACACTGATCTTACAGGCCAGTGCTAGACTATAACGTTACTTTATAAATGGATTGATACACATTCGTTtgaatttctgtgttttatacACTTCAGTGTCACACTTTTGTGGCCTGCTTCAAGTCCCACTGTTCAAAATGTCCACCGTGAATCAGCGACACTGTCAttcactttcagatttttgtataaaaaaaagttgtgaccTTCTCTGCTTTATTTTCCTTTCTTGCTTTATTCTTGTCTTCCTTTGTGCCATGCAACAAGAAGGTGTGGTGTGACCACTGTATCTGCTGTAGCATTCACTTTCCTAAGCAATTAACAAGTTCTGCAGAGGTGGCTGAGAGAGTACATATATTTAACATTACCTCTCTACAATATGGATAGTTATGGTAACAACATTTATTCAGCAGATCATATTTattctgcatatttattttcaaagctcACAGCCAAAAGTGCTGAAGCAAATATGAGTCTGCATGAATACAGTACATATTGATTTCGTGTAATGGAacaagttttaaaaagaaaaggtacAAAAACGAAATCTCCATAACACTTCACTTACTAACAAAACAAGTGAAACAGTAGAATCAGTAGATATAATCATTTTCATCAGACCTAAACCTAAATATAAGATAACAACATGCTGACATTACTGCAGTTAAACTTATAAGCATTTAATCTAAACTGTTATTTGCCTGTAAAACATGTGCCCTTTAGAAACATTAAGCATAGTTCTcagattacattttattttacagaaatctatttatttacattatgtatgCAAGGAAAAAAGGCTCAAAGAATATCAGACACAGGAAATAACAAGATTTTACAAAAGTATCCAAGAGATGCCCTGcccaaaaagaacagaataCACAACATTTCATTCTGGACCACTTGTGCTAATAGTACAACATGAACACTTAGATATGCTGGTTGCTGAGCAAACAACAAGCTTCAGTTGAGCAAGTTATGAGTTTGAAAAGCGAGCTTTAAAATGAAGTAGCATTACAAGCAACCAGGGAAAAAGTGCTGTTCAGATAATATAAGTTAATATACATGTAGGTAGGTccaataaaaaatgcacagaaaggCCTGTCCTGCAATGTATATCTTTGTATATTCTCTAAAAGGACCTCATTTAGTATTTAACTCCTACAGGGAGCTCAGTCCTCTGTTCATCCATTCTTCCACCCTGGACTCTCAAGAGCAGAGAAAAGAAATCCTCATCATCCATTGGACCAGGAGCTGCACTCCGCTGGTCCTCCAGTCTGCCCTGGGCCTGGGAGGAAGATGAGAAGAATTTCATTCAAGTGTTAATTTACTAGTGATTTACAATTATGGCAAAAGGTTTATTTATCGTGTAGTTGTGATAAATGTGAGACAGTTATATAAAAACGAATGCATTTTCAAACCTGTACAGCCCAGTAAAATGGCTTGTAAAACAAGAATCATTAATGTATTTTACACCATACATTGTCATCTGTTTTTATATTAGGCATAAGTTAAACTTTCAGAGGGATTACGAATAATGGAGTATGTATCTAGTTTTATCtatttttccttttctgtttttccattttccaaaaaatgGTACAAATTGTTTGATACTCACCTGTGAAGTCAGAATCATGTTGTAGAGATCTTCTTTCGGAGCTGGGCCAGACTTGACTTTCTTCACCTCCAAGGCCTTCCAGCTGCTCCTCCTCAACCAGGTTTTGGTCTGAGATGCTGGAGCTGCCTGGAGAGAGCCTGACACAATGTTCTGAGGCTCTGCTCTCTGGTCATCCAGCCGCCGGCCTTGAGATGTGGCCAACAGTTCAAAGAACTCCTCCCGCTGTAGGGATGTCATCGAGCAGAATGTCACTgttcaaagaaaaataaataataatgaaaaacacacacacacacacacacacacacacacacacacacacacagacacacacacacacatatatatatatatatatatatatatatcagaaaaATTATCTATAGTCAGACTTTTCTGATGCATCACATACAGTGTGAAGCAGACTTCTATTGTTTCTTTTATCAGTGCACCTGTCCAGCTGTGCTAAGATCTTCAAATCTAGTAAGATAATTGCAATGAACCTTAATGATGAACCTTTTAAACTGACAAACTTGCAGACTAATTGTCGATGATAATGGGCCTCTCTACATTTATGCTCCTCTTCCCTTCAtaacatttccagctaccatgGTAGTTTACAATGCTGAACATGTCTGGAAATGAGTTATTACcaattttatcttattttaattaataaaaaaatgttttagaacaaaaatgacattttgaaatgccGAAGTGTTTCGAacagtagtgtgtgtatgtgagattttgttttattatcatgCATCTATTTAAGAGGACGTCTGGCACATCTGCTGTCTTGCATTTTCACAACTTGCAAATCTGTGAAGTGGATCTTCACCTCTGTTACTGTGATGCGGAGTGCTGGGCTCAGAATAGCACCTCCTCCTTTGTTTCAGTCTGAAAGAACAGCGCTGGTCATTCAGTCTCCGTCCTTCTTGCAGCGTGTACAGCAGCTCATACAACGCATCTGGGAAATCAGGGGTTAACCTGTTTACCTGTGAAGAATCGATGAAAATGTTGGAAATGCACCCGACGCCAAAGTCACAGAGCAATACATTCATAGTACAATTTTCTCTGAGGGTTTCAGCTCTGGTACATTGCTGTTTTACCTTTTTCAAGGCATCATCTGGATCCAGAGTGTCTTTTGGCCTCAGATTAAGTCGAGTTGACTCAGCGTCTGAATCCGGTAGTTTATCTTCCTTTGATTTGATATCTGTTGCTGTGACGGCTAGTCCTTCTGTCTCTGGTCCTAGCTGCATGTTCGTCTCTGCAGGTTGAGCTGCTTCATCTTCTTTCGGTCCATCTGGACAGTTTTCATTCGATTGTGTCACGTCTTCTTTGCCCTCAACGTTGCCTTCGTCTGTAACTTTTGCGTTCACCTCCTCTGGCATATCCGAGTCCACGTCTTCCACAACCAGTCCCGAGTTGTTTTCAATATGTTCTGTTTTCTCAGTGCTTTCTTCAACATTCCATCTACCTTCTCCATCTTCTGCTGAGGTcgccctcccctctctctcattTCCCATGTCCTCATTTTTAACTTGTGGCAGATGTTTGACACTTGGCACACTGACCAGAGTGTCATCCCCTTCCTCCACGATGACAAGGGGCCCGAAACGCTCCTCTCCTGTGGTCCCAGTGCTCGTCTCCATTGCTCTGCCAATTATCGAGTCAGAGAACTTAATACATTTCAGAGACATGTATTTGTCCAACCATGTTTAATATGCTTAAAAACGTGTTTGATACAATAAGCTCGGAAGTCACACTTGTAACAAGATGaactttttattacattttgccATAGACGATTCAGTTGCCCATTTTATGAAATCCCACGTTAATGTCCCAGTATGCATGTAATTATTTGCTGAAGGCCAACCGAATAACAATCTAAGCCATTCCTAACTACGGTTGACTTTAGTATGAACACCTCTCTCATTAATCAGTAactaatgtaaaatatgtaatgcAGCGGTGCTTACCTTCCCCCACTCTTCACTTGTAGATGGCTTGCAGTTCCTCTCTCTCACTTGACCGTCTCATCTGCTTTTGATGGTCATCACCTCCACAAACGAACCGAGTCCAACATTCATTTtacttatcaaaaaaaaaaaaaagccaacaacaacaaccttcAAACGTATTTAACAAGTGTAAAACGAACATGCAGTTGCAACACCTCCTTCTCGCTGacagctctctctcttcctgttccTCACTTCTACCCTGACCCACCCCTACTTACTCGCCCGTATTTGTCGAGCTCCAGGAACGTACTAATCTAACTGAAAGGCATACAGTTCCAAATTGTCCACAATAGAGCAGTGGGAAAGAATTTGATGAAAAATGACTGATGTGGAGCGTATTGCGCCGATGGGGTTGAGCTCGGCAAGAATCTTAATCCGCTTGAACTTGTCGGACACGCACGGCGTGTTGAAACTAGACGTTTGTGTCACATTGAAATCTGTGGTTTAGCAGACTTCCTGTTGACTTGCAGCTAAAAGCGAAGCAGACAGAGGTAGTCTGACAAGAAAGTGGGCTGAGACTAGACTCTATTATCTGTATACTTGTGTTCACCACTGAACACACAACAATCTTGggttaatattttaaaattactCAAAGTTTTAATGTAGTTCAAAAGTCCATATGCAtgaatttggacacaccttctcattcaatgtgttttctttattttcatgaccatttacgttggtagattctcactgaaggcatcaaagctacgaatgaacacatgtggagttatgtacttaacaaaaagtggagacctggcctccacagtcaccggacctgaacccagtcgaggtggtttggggtgagctggaccccaacaagtgctaaacacctctgagaactcCTTCAAGTTTGAATGCAGTTGTGAATGAAACCACTTAATTCTATGTTGCGCTGTGAATTTTGATCACAGTCCTCACTACAACTCATCGTTTAAGAGTATTTCACTATACATGGCATAATCAGATATGTTACACAATTGTGCCAATATCcgtatatttattattataatgattattatgCTTATTATTATGTTACCATGACGTAGTGACCTGGGGCAATGTAATCAACCGTTTCAGCCACAATCGCTAGGGGACCGTGCGTGTGGACGTTCCGCTGGGCGGATTGTGTAATCTCACGGCCACGTACAGTTCCGCTAATGTACCGCTCGGGATGTTACAGCAGCAGCCTACCGCGGCCAACGGCCCAGGCCCAGGCCGCGGCCTCGGTTTGAACGCGCACCCCGGGATGCACGCGCTGAGCTCGGCGCGCCCGCCCTCCCACCACCGGTCCGACGGGGACCCGGGCCTCGACGGCGCGGAGAATGGACACGAGGGACGCAGGGACATCGGCGACATCCTGCAGCAGATCATGACCATCACCGACCAAAGTTTGGACGAGGCCCAGGCAAAGTAATTCGCGGACGCGCACCCCGCACGCCGCGGGCCGCCCGGCGGACGCCGCGCCCGGCGTCGCGTCCGCGGCTGGAGAGTTTCGGGGAGAGACGGGAAAAGTTGGGAGTTCGCCCGCCCGCTAGCCTGCGTTAGCGCCGCGAAGCTAAAAGCCTTTCCGGGCTAAACTGAGCCAGCAACGTGCTCGGGTTGTGGACGTTTTTAACTTTAGGTCACGCTGTGAGTTCTAGACGTTCTTTTTCGGCGCTATTGTGCTAAAACGACCGCGTAGACAAAACTATCCCCCGCTGCTGTTAACGTTACCTTAGCAGCGAAGTGCTAACGACGACGAGCGCAAGGCGCTAGCGGGGCtgcggtgtttttttttacacacaagtaAAACGTAAATTGTAGCTCTGCGCTATTAATTTAATCCCGCACAGTTTCGCGGTAATTGCGCGTTGTATCGTGGCACTTGTACACTTGTCGCAAGGAAACGATTCGCCCCTGATGCACAACAGGCGATCCATTGAAAACGAAAGCGTGCGATTTGGTACAAGTTTACTGTTATTCGTCGGACGACATCAACGACAACATTGGCACGATGCTGGTGTTTTATAATTTCACACTCCCGGCGTGTGTATAGTcgtgtatattaaaaaaaaaaaaggaccgtATTTGTGAATAGTATATGCGGAGAAGATTGTTCGCTGTGGTAACTCTTCAGTTGTTGTCCGTGTAAAAGCGCGACTTTAGCCATtagcgatatatatatatatatttttatatatatatatatttttttttttgtgggattGTAACTTCAGGGCAAGTAACTCGGCGCGAACTCCCCTCACTGCGCGGGTCGCGGCAGGACCGGAGGCGACGACGTGCAGAAGCGCTTTAAAACTTTAAAGGTCCACGTTTTGACTTTGAACTCCTGCGCCACTGTCGCCGGCCTCACCGCCACCTCTCTGTCTGTTCGCGCCCAAACAGAAAACATGCTTTGAATTGTCATCGAATGAAGCCGGCGCTGTTCAGCGTGTTGTGTGAGATCAAGGAGAAGACTGGTGAGTGGTTTCCATTTATGTTATTAGTGCGACGTGAAACGTCGTTACGTATAAACAGGAACGACACAGAGCGTTTGGTAAGTGTGCACAGTATCACTTCAAGCcaagttaaaaaacaaaacgtCCTTACATCGAGCTgttcatattaaatatgtacagCTCTGATATCCCAGTAAATATGCATGAGTTAATAAGGGTATTATGCTAAGCAATATTTctaaggacatttttttttatatgtggaGTTGCTCTGTATTGTAATTGATCGCTTTCATATTACGACAAATCATACACGTTTAGTACATATTGCTATGTGTGCATAAAGTTATTTACGGGGCCAAACTTTTGTTCCAGGTCTGTCAATGCGCAATGCCCAGGAGGAGGAGCCACAGGACCCGCAGCTGGTGCGATTGGATAACATGCTGCTGGCTGAGGGGGTTGCTGGGCCAGAAAAAGGAGGCGGAGCAGCAGCTGCGGTGTCCGCAGCCACAAGTTCAGGCGGGATGTCCCCAGACAGCTCGCTGGAGCACTCGGACTACAAAAAGCAAGTTGAGCCAGATTCGGAACATATATCACACTGAGCTGGAGAAATATGAGCAGGTATATTTTCTGTCCAACAGTTGTGCCAGACAGATATTTGGAGGGTACCCCAAGACCCGAAGAATTGAATACAGTCTGAGTTGATTGGGCAGTGCCTTCAGACTTTCTCATGTGGTTTCTGACATTCCGCGATGTTCATTGACcaatgaaaaattaaaactgCACAAAAGTTTAAAAGCAAAGAAAGTGCAATGGACGCAATTATTAAATCATTGGATAGTTCTGTAAAGATGCATTTGTTTTGGTTGGTCATGGTACTGTATTAATTAAAGGCAaacatttgctttattttcataCTCTTTGGTTAAtagtaaatacataaataaatgtttaataattatGACAacttattaaaaattaatatgtTCGGATTTGTATCTGACAGGC
This genomic stretch from Denticeps clupeoides chromosome 5, fDenClu1.1, whole genome shotgun sequence harbors:
- the dnase2 gene encoding deoxyribonuclease-2-alpha isoform X2, giving the protein MIALVLLLLHQPLGGVAAPVSCYNDDGGAVDWFYLYKLPRGRSHGEGLKYLFMERGSEGWTEGKGLVNDSTGALAKTLGPLYEDNELAYILYNDQPPKTQTDAKDEEVGSGHTKGVVLFDQTQGFWLVHSTPLFPPAKSKGPYSYPSSGMINGQNFLCVTYPLEHFQTIGDQLQINQPRVYDCHIPASLASSVPSLQELCRQNQRENASVSTHHSHISSANRSIALTSLAGTQFISFAKGADFQNDLYHSWVAPTLQSDLLVQFWRRTRGVLPSDCTLGWKVLDIQLVSPGQGYTYRATQDHSKWAVSPNAAAWGGAGSGSGWVCVGDINRDRAEERRGGGTVCLQDPVVWKAYRAAALRCYSCKGVVSDCGTAVREMELQGQTTGH
- the dnase2 gene encoding deoxyribonuclease-2-alpha isoform X1; its protein translation is MNLFRVGLFEVLASFRMIALVLLLLHQPLGGVAAPVSCYNDDGGAVDWFYLYKLPRGRSHGEGLKYLFMERGSEGWTEGKGLVNDSTGALAKTLGPLYEDNELAYILYNDQPPKTQTDAKDEEVGSGHTKGVVLFDQTQGFWLVHSTPLFPPAKSKGPYSYPSSGMINGQNFLCVTYPLEHFQTIGDQLQINQPRVYDCHIPASLASSVPSLQELCRQNQRENASVSTHHSHISSANRSIALTSLAGTQFISFAKGADFQNDLYHSWVAPTLQSDLLVQFWRRTRGVLPSDCTLGWKVLDIQLVSPGQGYTYRATQDHSKWAVSPNAAAWGGAGSGSGWVCVGDINRDRAEERRGGGTVCLQDPVVWKAYRAAALRCYSCKGVVSDCGTAVREMELQGQTTGH
- the gpsm3 gene encoding G-protein-signaling modulator 1, yielding METSTGTTGEERFGPLVIVEEGDDTLVSVPSVKHLPQVKNEDMGNEREGRATSAEDGEGRWNVEESTEKTEHIENNSGLVVEDVDSDMPEEVNAKVTDEGNVEGKEDVTQSNENCPDGPKEDEAAQPAETNMQLGPETEGLAVTATDIKSKEDKLPDSDAESTRLNLRPKDTLDPDDALKKVNRLTPDFPDALYELLYTLQEGRRLNDQRCSFRLKQRRRCYSEPSTPHHSNRVTFCSMTSLQREEFFELLATSQGRRLDDQRAEPQNIVSGSLQAAPASQTKTWLRRSSWKALEVKKVKSGPAPKEDLYNMILTSQAQGRLEDQRSAAPGPMDDEDFFSLLLRVQGGRMDEQRTELPVGVKY